GGATGCGCACGAGCGAGGAGCGGTTGTGGCGTCCCCAGGAGACGTACACGGGCGCCTCGAAACCGGGGACGAGGCGCTTGTAGGAGTTCACCCACTGGCAGCAGACCGCGGTGATCTCGCGGGCGTGGGTGAGCAGCCCGGCGATGAACTGCTTTGCGACCGGCGACAGGTGGTAGGGGTCGGTCTCGTCGTAGAAGGCGTTCGTGTCGCCGTCGAACAGCGACACGTGCGTGTGCATGGCGCTGCCCCAGTGCTCGGCGAGGGGCTTGGGCATGAACGTCGCGTATATCCCACGACGCATGGCAACCTCCTTCACCACCAGGCGGTAAGTCATGAGGTTGTCGGCCATGGTCAGCGCGTCGGCGTAGCGCAGGTCGATCTCGTGCTGGCTCGGTGCGACCTCGTGGTGGGAGTACTCGACGGATATGCCCATGGCCTCCAGAGTCTGGATGGCCTCACGGCGGAAGTCGGACTGCACGTCCATAGGGGTGAGGTCGAAGTAGCCGCCGTTGTCGAGCGGCGTCGGGTCGTTCGGGCCCTTGAAGAGGAAGAACTCCATCTCCGGGTGGACGTAGAAGCTGAACCCCATGTCCGCCGCCCGCGCGAGGTTGCGCCGCAGAACCTGACGGGGGTCGGCGGTGAACGGCTCGCCCTCGGGGGTCCGGATGTCGCAGAACATGCGCGCCACCCCGGTGTCCTCGTCGGTGCGCCACGGCAGGACCTGGAAGGTCCCCGCGTCGGGCACGGCGAGCATGTCGGACTCCTGCACACGGGCGAAGCCGTCGACGGCGGAACCGTCGAAGCCGATCCCCTCGGCGAACGCGCCCTCGAGCTCGGACGAGGTGATCGCCACGGACTTCAGCATGCCGAGCACGTCGGTGAACCACAGTCGCACGAAGCGGATGTCGCGCTCCTCGACCGTGCGCAGCACGTACTCCTGCTGTTTGTCCACGGGCGCTCCCCTCACGGCGGTGCTGGTCGGGGCATCGTAGCGTCCGTACACGTGGAGAAGCGCAGCCCCGGCCGCTCGGGCGGTGACCGGTGCTGCGCTGCTCTGCGGGATCCGCGAGCCCCCTGCGGGCCCGCGGGTATCAGCCGTGCATGGCCGGTGGCTTGGCTTCCCGGGGCGGCAGGCCACGCGCGACACCAGTCGTCGGCTCGGTCACCGGGCCGGCCGGGTAGGCCGACGTGCCGAGCGCCGCCTCGGGGTAGGCGTACATGCCGTGCTCGTGGATGTCGAGGCCCTCGACCTCCTCGTCCTCGGACACGCGCAGCCCGATCACCGCCTTGATGACGGAGAGCAGCAGCGCCATGGCGACGGCGACCCAGAGGGCCACGGCGAGCACGCCGATGACCTGCGCCAGGAGCAGGGACACGCCGCCGCCGTAGAACAGGCCTTCCTCGGTGTGCGCGAGGCCGACCCACAGGGTGCCGACAATGCCGCAGACGCCGTGGACGCTGACCGCGCCGACCGGGTCGTCGACACGGATGGCGTCGAAGAAGGCGACGGCGAGCGCGACGACCACACCGGCGACGAGGCCGACCGCGAGGGCGCCGAAGTTGCTCACGACGTCCGCGCCGGCCGTAATGCCGACGAGGCCGGCGAGGATGCCGTTGCCGGTCATGGCGACGTCGAACTTGCCGTAGCGCACCCGCGTGAAGTAGGCCGCGGCGACCCCCCCGGCGCCACCGGCCAGCGCCGTGGTGACGAGTACCTTCGCGATCGTCTCCCCGTCCAGCGCGAGCACCGACCCGCCGTTGAAGCCGAACCAGCCGAAGAAGAGCAGGAGCACACCGAGCATGCCGAGCGGCATGGAGTGGCCGGGGATCGCCCGCGCCTTGCCGTCGGGGCCGAACTTGCCGATGCGCGCTCCGAGGAAGACGGTGGCCACCAGGCCGGCGATGCCACCGGTCATGTGCACGATGGTGGAGCCGGCGAAGTCGGTGAAGCCGAGCGCGTCGAGCCAGCCGCCGCCCCACGTCCAGGCGCCGACGATCGGGTAGATCAGCGCGGTCATGCCGGCGGCGATGGCGACATAGGCCCCGAACTTCATCCGCTCGGCGACCGCCCCGGAGACGATCGTCGCGGCGGTGGCCGCGAACATCGCCTGGAACGCGAAGTCCATCTCGAGCGTCGCGTCGGGCGCGTAGCTGCCGCCGATCAGTGCGAAGCTGTCCGACCCGAACAGCCCGGCGACGTTCGTGCCGTACATGAGCCCCCAGCCGATGAGGAAGTACACGACCATGCCGACGGCGATCGTCATGAGGTTCTTCATGACGATGTTCGCCGCGTTCTTCGACCGGACGAGTCCAGCCTCCAGGCACATGAAGCCCGCGTGCATGATGAACACCAGCACGGTGGCGACCATCAGGTAGATCACCATCATGCTGAGCTCGAGGCCCTCGACAGCCTCCATCGCGTCCATTCGACCCCTCCGTCTCGGTATGTG
This genomic stretch from Egibacteraceae bacterium harbors:
- a CDS encoding glutamine synthetase family protein, with translation MDKQQEYVLRTVEERDIRFVRLWFTDVLGMLKSVAITSSELEGAFAEGIGFDGSAVDGFARVQESDMLAVPDAGTFQVLPWRTDEDTGVARMFCDIRTPEGEPFTADPRQVLRRNLARAADMGFSFYVHPEMEFFLFKGPNDPTPLDNGGYFDLTPMDVQSDFRREAIQTLEAMGISVEYSHHEVAPSQHEIDLRYADALTMADNLMTYRLVVKEVAMRRGIYATFMPKPLAEHWGSAMHTHVSLFDGDTNAFYDETDPYHLSPVAKQFIAGLLTHAREITAVCCQWVNSYKRLVPGFEAPVYVSWGRHNRSSLVRIPMYKPKKGSSARIEYRVPDPACNPYLAFSVILAAGLRGIEKRYELPPEAEDNIYELTDAERRAAGIGSLPHNLDGALRAMEESELVAEALGEHVFDFFLRNKRVEWDDYRSQVTPYEVSKYLPTL
- a CDS encoding ammonium transporter — its product is MEAVEGLELSMMVIYLMVATVLVFIMHAGFMCLEAGLVRSKNAANIVMKNLMTIAVGMVVYFLIGWGLMYGTNVAGLFGSDSFALIGGSYAPDATLEMDFAFQAMFAATAATIVSGAVAERMKFGAYVAIAAGMTALIYPIVGAWTWGGGWLDALGFTDFAGSTIVHMTGGIAGLVATVFLGARIGKFGPDGKARAIPGHSMPLGMLGVLLLFFGWFGFNGGSVLALDGETIAKVLVTTALAGGAGGVAAAYFTRVRYGKFDVAMTGNGILAGLVGITAGADVVSNFGALAVGLVAGVVVALAVAFFDAIRVDDPVGAVSVHGVCGIVGTLWVGLAHTEEGLFYGGGVSLLLAQVIGVLAVALWVAVAMALLLSVIKAVIGLRVSEDEEVEGLDIHEHGMYAYPEAALGTSAYPAGPVTEPTTGVARGLPPREAKPPAMHG